In Xenopus laevis strain J_2021 chromosome 2S, Xenopus_laevis_v10.1, whole genome shotgun sequence, a genomic segment contains:
- the mrpl48.S gene encoding mitochondrial ribosomal protein L48 S homeolog isoform X3, translating into MRREAVLKQSGCRHYRSQPTHGIGRYKHLLPPEPDPKKKDKLPRKEIKPSSDHEYGVLNLQVSGYNMILVEHYSQYVHNLCSRLSIKVQECYAKPTKTKEVMLMQEHSTKMFLDAMLTTHERVVQVTGLSSTMAPILMEVLMMNQPEGVQLLVKEHTEADYQVRFKGRPELENLVASMS; encoded by the exons CTGTCCTGAAGCAGAGCGGTTGCAGGCATTACCGGTCGCAACCAACGCATGGCATCGGCAGATACAAGCACCTCCTTCCTCCAGAACCA GATCCCAAGAAAAAGGACAAGCTGCCCAGGAAGGAGATCAAGCCCAGTTCTGATCATGAATACGGGGTGCTGAACCTGCAGGTGTCCGGATACAACATGATACTGGTGGAACATTACTCCCAGTATGTCCATAATCTCTGCAGCCGGCTCTCCATCAAAGTACAAGAGTG CTATGCCAAGCCCACCAAAACCAAGGAGGTGATGCTGATGCAGGAACATAGCACTAAGATGTTTCTGGATGCCATGCTGACCACTCACGAGAGAGTTGTCCAG GTGACTGGATTAAGTTCCACAATGGCACCTATTCTTATGGAGGTCCTTATGATGAACCAGCCTGAAGGGGTGCAGCTTTTGGTGAAGGAG CATACGGAAGCAGATTACCAGGTCAGATTTAAGGGCCGTCCAGAACTGGAAAACCTTGTGGCTTCTATGAGCTGA
- the mrpl48.S gene encoding mitochondrial ribosomal protein L48 S homeolog isoform X2 produces the protein MRREVAVLKQSGCRHYRSQPTHGIGRYKHLLPPEPDPKKKDKLPRKEIKPSSDHEYGVLNLQVSGYNMILVEHYSQYVHNLCSRLSIKVQECYAKPTKTKEVMLMQEHSTKMFLDAMLTTHERVVQVTGLSSTMAPILMEVLMMNQPEGVQLLVKEHTEADYQVRFKGRPELENLVASMS, from the exons TAGCTGTCCTGAAGCAGAGCGGTTGCAGGCATTACCGGTCGCAACCAACGCATGGCATCGGCAGATACAAGCACCTCCTTCCTCCAGAACCA GATCCCAAGAAAAAGGACAAGCTGCCCAGGAAGGAGATCAAGCCCAGTTCTGATCATGAATACGGGGTGCTGAACCTGCAGGTGTCCGGATACAACATGATACTGGTGGAACATTACTCCCAGTATGTCCATAATCTCTGCAGCCGGCTCTCCATCAAAGTACAAGAGTG CTATGCCAAGCCCACCAAAACCAAGGAGGTGATGCTGATGCAGGAACATAGCACTAAGATGTTTCTGGATGCCATGCTGACCACTCACGAGAGAGTTGTCCAG GTGACTGGATTAAGTTCCACAATGGCACCTATTCTTATGGAGGTCCTTATGATGAACCAGCCTGAAGGGGTGCAGCTTTTGGTGAAGGAG CATACGGAAGCAGATTACCAGGTCAGATTTAAGGGCCGTCCAGAACTGGAAAACCTTGTGGCTTCTATGAGCTGA